The Bradyrhizobium oligotrophicum S58 genome contains the following window.
CGACCGGTCCGAGAGCATCGCCACCATCCATGCCGCGCTCGACGCCGGCATCACGCTGCTCGACACCGGCGATTTCTACGGCATGGGCCACAACGAGATGCTGATCCGCGAGGCGCTCGCCTCGGCCGGTCCGCGCAACGTCCAGATCTCGGTGAAATTCGGCGCGTTGCGCGGGCCGGACAAAAGCTGGCTGGGCTATGACAGCCGGCCGGCTGCCGTCAGAACCTTCCTGTCCTACTCGCTGCAGCGGCTCGGCGTCGACGCCATCGACATCTACCGTCCCGCCCGGCTCGATCCGAGCGTGCCGATCGAGGAGACCATCGGCGCCATGGCCGAGCTGAAGCAGGCCGGCTACATCAGGCATATCGGCCTGTCCGAAGTGGGTTCGGAAACGATCCGCCGGGCGCACAAGGTGCACCCGATCGCGGATCTGCAGATCGAATATTCGCTGATCTCGCGCGGCATCGAGAGCGACATCCTGAAGACCTGCCGCGAGCTCGGCATCGGCATCACCGCCTATGGCGTGCTGTCGCGCGGGCTGATCAGCGGGCACTGGTCGAAAGACCGCGCCAATGCGGCAGACTTTCGCGGCCACGCGCCACGTTTTCAGGGCGACAATCTCGACCGCAATCTCACTCTCGTGGATGCGCTACGCAGCATTGCCGAGAATGTCGGCGCCACGCCGGCACAGGTCGCGATCGCCTGGGTGGCCGCGCAAGGCAACGACATCGTACCCCTGGTCGGCGCCCGCCGCCGCGATCGCCTCGACGAGGCGCTGGGCGCGCTCCATGTGAAGCTCACCGAGGTGCAGCTCGCCGCGCTCGACAAGGCGTTTCCGCCCGGCGTCGCCGCAGGTGAGCGCTATGCGGACGCGCAGCTCGCGCACATGGACAGCGAGCGAAGGTCGCGGGCTTGAGAGCGGCCTGAAGCGGGGCGCAGTACGCGGTAGAGTATGTAGCGAGCCTCACCCACAGTGTCGTCCCTGCGAACGCATGCGTTCGCAGGGACGACAGCGGAGGATCTGGCGCGGTACTCGCCACATCACTGCTTTTTGTGTGCGCCCAGATCCGCAATCACCGGCCCGTCGCCATTGAGCGGATTGGCCGGATCCCGGCCATAGCGCAGCGTCTCGAAGCGCATCGTGCGCGCGTCCAGCATCAGCAGCCGGCCGACCAGACTCTCGCCGAAGCCGACGATCTCGCGGATGGCCTCCAGCGCCATCATCGAGCCGAGCATGCCGGCGAGCGCGCCCATCACGCCGGCCTCTGCACAAGCCGGCACCGTGCCGGGCGGCGGCGGCTCGGGGAACAGGCAGCGATAGGTCGGATTGAATTCGCCCTTCTCGTTGGTCTCATGCGCGCGGATCGTCGTCAGCGACGCATCGAAGGTGCCGAGCGCGCCTGATATCAGCGGCCTCGCGGCCAGGAAGCAGGCATCGGAGACGAGATAGCGGGTGTCGAAATTGTCGGAGCCATCGAGCACGAGATCATAGCCGCCGATCAGATCGAGCGCGTTGTCGGCATTGAGCCATGTCCGATGCGTAACGACCGAAACGTGCGGATTGAGCGCGTTGATGCGCTCGGCCGCGCTGTCGACCTTGGGCCTGCCGATATCAGGCGTCGCGTGGATGATCTGGCGCTGCAGATTCGACAGCGACACCACGTCATCGTCGACCACGCCGATCGTGCCGACACCGGCGGCGGCGAGATACATCAACACCGGCGCCCCGAGCCCGCCTGCGCCGATCACCAGCACCGACGCGCGCTTCAGTGCCGCCTGACCGGGGCCGCCGACATCGCGCAGCACGATGTGGCGGGCATAGCGCTCCAGTTCCTCGTCGCTCAGCATCGTTACAGACGTCCTTCTGCCGCATCGCTGTCGGCCCCTCATGGAGACCGCGTCTCTCCACACTGAACCCTCGCCGGATTGTGACCGACCAAGCAGATGTGCTTATTTATGTCAGCGGCAAGAGCATCGGGATTTGTCATGAGACGGCTGGGCACGGCAACCTTCATCTGCGCGATCGCCGCGTGCGCGTCGGCGCAGGCACAGACGTCACAAGCGACACAGGGCGTCTTGCCCGGCGCCAAGCCCAAGCCCGTCGCGACCCAGACCGTGCGCCCGGGCGTGCAGGCCCCGGCCGATACCGCCAACGCGATGGGACAGGTCGAGCGGCTGACGCTGCAATCCGATCTCGCATGGGTCGGCCAGTACAACGGCGCGATCACCGGTGACGTCAGCGAGCGCATGGTCAATGCGATCAAGGAATACCAGAAGCTCATAGGCGGCAAGCCGACCGGCGTGCTGAATCCGCAGGAGCGCGCCACGCTCGCCGACACCGCGCGCCGCAAGCAGGAGGGCGTCGGCTGGAAGCTCGTGACCGAACCGGTCAGCGGCGCACGGCTCGGCATCCCCACCAAGCTGGTGCCGCAACAGACAAGCGACGGCAACGGCTCGAAATGGACATCGCCGACGGGCACGGTGCAGGTCGTGCTGTCACGCCGCAAGGAGGTTAATCCGACCACCGCGGCGCTGGCCGACCGCGAGAAGAAGGAGCCCGGCCGCACCGTCGACTACAGCGTGGTGAAGCCCGACTTCTTCGTGCTGTCCGGGCTGCAGAACCTGAAGAAATTCTACATCCGCGGCACCTTTCGGGGCGACGAGGTGCGCATCCTGACCATCCTCTACGATCAGGCCACCGAGAACACGGTCGAGCCGGTTGTGATCGCGATGTCGAGCGCCTTCACGGCCTTTCCCGCGGCATTGGCCGCGCAGCCGGCGCCACGGCGCAGCGTCGACTACGGCACCGGAATCATCGTGAGCCAGGACGGCGCCATCATCGGGGATCGCGAGGTCACCGATGGCTGCGTGGCGATCACCGTTCCCGGCTTCGGTCATGCCGAGCGCGTGGCCGAGGACAAGGAACACGGGCTGGCGCTGCTGCGCATCTATGGCGCACGCGGCCTGAAGCCGCTGGCGCTCTCGGGCGGCAGTGCGAAATCGTCGGTCGACATCATCGGCATCGCCGATCCGCAGAGCCAGGGCGGCGGTGCTGCGATCAGCACCGTCAAGGCGCAGCTC
Protein-coding sequences here:
- a CDS encoding aldo/keto reductase, producing the protein METRQLGSTGPGVSVLGLGCMGMSDFYGPTDRSESIATIHAALDAGITLLDTGDFYGMGHNEMLIREALASAGPRNVQISVKFGALRGPDKSWLGYDSRPAAVRTFLSYSLQRLGVDAIDIYRPARLDPSVPIEETIGAMAELKQAGYIRHIGLSEVGSETIRRAHKVHPIADLQIEYSLISRGIESDILKTCRELGIGITAYGVLSRGLISGHWSKDRANAADFRGHAPRFQGDNLDRNLTLVDALRSIAENVGATPAQVAIAWVAAQGNDIVPLVGARRRDRLDEALGALHVKLTEVQLAALDKAFPPGVAAGERYADAQLAHMDSERRSRA
- a CDS encoding HesA/MoeB/ThiF family protein, translating into MLSDEELERYARHIVLRDVGGPGQAALKRASVLVIGAGGLGAPVLMYLAAAGVGTIGVVDDDVVSLSNLQRQIIHATPDIGRPKVDSAAERINALNPHVSVVTHRTWLNADNALDLIGGYDLVLDGSDNFDTRYLVSDACFLAARPLISGALGTFDASLTTIRAHETNEKGEFNPTYRCLFPEPPPPGTVPACAEAGVMGALAGMLGSMMALEAIREIVGFGESLVGRLLMLDARTMRFETLRYGRDPANPLNGDGPVIADLGAHKKQ
- a CDS encoding serine protease, which encodes MRRLGTATFICAIAACASAQAQTSQATQGVLPGAKPKPVATQTVRPGVQAPADTANAMGQVERLTLQSDLAWVGQYNGAITGDVSERMVNAIKEYQKLIGGKPTGVLNPQERATLADTARRKQEGVGWKLVTEPVSGARLGIPTKLVPQQTSDGNGSKWTSPTGTVQVVLSRRKEVNPTTAALADREKKEPGRTVDYSVVKPDFFVLSGLQNLKKFYIRGTFRGDEVRILTILYDQATENTVEPVVIAMSSAFTAFPAALAAQPAPRRSVDYGTGIIVSQDGAIIGDREVTDGCVAITVPGFGHAERVAEDKEHGLALLRIYGARGLKPLALSGGSAKSSVDIIGIADPQSQGGGAAISTVKAQLAAGGQGDASLAPAPGLGFSGAAALDGEGRFVGVTLLKPGVLAGSAFVPSSQVVMVSAENTRAFLAANGVKPDGSSLDAKTAAVRVICVRK